One Verrucomicrobiia bacterium genomic region harbors:
- a CDS encoding YbhB/YbcL family Raf kinase inhibitor-like protein — MKVAMAFGMALVIAAVGTVWAQKPEKSTMQLTSAAFTEGEAIPVKYTCEGKNVSPPLAWSGVPAGARSLALIADDPDAPSGTWVHWVVYGLPGDAKELAEDLPKGQYIADGAKQGLNDFKHLGYGGPCPPPGKAHHYFFKLYALDTPLDLKPGATKSDLERAIQEHILAEGQLMGTYKRK, encoded by the coding sequence ATGAAGGTTGCCATGGCATTCGGAATGGCGCTCGTCATTGCCGCGGTGGGTACGGTTTGGGCGCAAAAACCAGAAAAGAGCACTATGCAACTGACCAGCGCTGCATTTACAGAGGGTGAGGCGATTCCAGTCAAATACACCTGTGAGGGCAAAAATGTTTCTCCGCCGCTGGCGTGGAGCGGCGTGCCTGCCGGGGCCCGGAGCCTGGCCTTGATAGCTGACGACCCGGATGCCCCCTCGGGAACGTGGGTGCATTGGGTGGTGTACGGCCTGCCGGGCGACGCCAAGGAACTTGCCGAAGACCTACCCAAGGGCCAATACATCGCGGACGGGGCCAAACAAGGGCTGAATGATTTCAAACACCTCGGTTACGGCGGTCCTTGTCCGCCTCCGGGCAAAGCGCATCATTACTTTTTCAAGCTTTATGCCCTGGACACGCCGCTTGATTTAAAGCCGGGCGCGACCAAAAGTGATCTTGAACGGGCGATACAGGAGCATATTCTGGCGGAAGGGCAATTGATGGGGACATATAAACGGAAATAG
- a CDS encoding DUF4126 domain-containing protein: METIASICLGIGLSAACGFRVFVPLLMMSLAGLSGHIYPAPGFEWIGSYPALVAFSVATCLEIAAYYIPWVDHLLDTIASPAAVIAGILVSASLFTDVSPFLRWTLAIIAGGGAAGLVQGTTVMARGASGISTAGLANPIVSTVELAGAILTSLLTLIAPVLAVLLMAMLLLVLGLKWFRSHRPQPGPAKPGIP; encoded by the coding sequence ATGGAAACGATAGCGAGTATTTGCCTTGGCATCGGCTTGAGCGCTGCGTGCGGGTTCAGAGTCTTTGTCCCGTTGCTGATGATGAGCCTGGCCGGCCTTTCGGGGCATATTTATCCGGCTCCGGGTTTTGAATGGATCGGCTCCTACCCGGCGCTGGTGGCCTTTTCGGTGGCGACTTGCCTGGAAATCGCGGCTTATTACATTCCCTGGGTGGACCACCTGTTGGATACGATTGCGTCACCTGCGGCGGTGATTGCCGGCATCCTGGTCAGCGCTTCACTCTTCACCGATGTCAGTCCTTTCCTGCGTTGGACGCTGGCCATCATAGCCGGGGGAGGCGCGGCGGGATTGGTCCAGGGCACGACGGTGATGGCACGCGGGGCTTCTGGAATTTCCACGGCGGGTCTGGCGAATCCGATTGTATCAACCGTTGAATTGGCCGGAGCGATTCTGACTTCGCTCCTCACTTTGATAGCCCCAGTCCTGGCCGTCCTATTGATGGCAATGTTGCTGCTCGTGCTGGGTCTCAAATGGTTTCGCTCGCACCGTCCGCAGCCTGGGCCAGCAAAACCGGGCATCCCCTGA
- the fabD gene encoding ACP S-malonyltransferase translates to MTKTALLFAGQGAQTAGMGGDLARVFPSARAWFERANAALGYDLAAICFEGPEAELTKTENAQPGIFVVSWVALQLLQEGPKPLEFQATAGLSLGEFTALSAAGALSFEDGLRIVRQRGRFMQEACEATQGGMAAIIGLDEKQTREICDEAGVVLANLNCPGQLVISGPVQQVARACELAKAKGARRALPLAVAGAYHSPLMAGAQARLQIQLQGQLFNSPRVPVISNVTARPHEGPEAIRARLTEQVTASVRWEESMRYLLGDGFTRFIELGPGTALSGFLWRIDKTAHVLNVADVASLESTLKALET, encoded by the coding sequence ATGACCAAGACCGCGTTATTATTTGCAGGCCAAGGCGCCCAGACCGCCGGCATGGGAGGGGACCTGGCACGAGTTTTTCCTTCGGCCAGGGCCTGGTTTGAACGCGCCAATGCCGCACTCGGCTATGATTTGGCGGCAATCTGCTTTGAAGGGCCGGAAGCCGAATTAACCAAGACGGAAAACGCGCAACCGGGGATTTTTGTTGTGAGCTGGGTGGCGCTTCAGCTTTTGCAGGAGGGCCCTAAGCCGCTCGAATTTCAAGCCACTGCGGGCTTGTCGCTGGGCGAATTCACGGCCCTCAGCGCGGCAGGCGCTCTGAGTTTTGAGGATGGCTTAAGAATCGTGCGTCAGCGTGGCCGCTTTATGCAGGAAGCGTGCGAAGCCACCCAAGGCGGGATGGCAGCCATTATCGGTTTGGACGAGAAGCAGACACGGGAGATATGCGACGAGGCAGGGGTTGTTTTGGCCAACCTGAATTGCCCCGGCCAATTGGTCATTTCCGGGCCTGTCCAGCAGGTAGCCCGGGCCTGTGAATTGGCCAAAGCCAAAGGGGCGCGGCGTGCGCTGCCGCTCGCTGTGGCTGGGGCATATCATTCGCCATTGATGGCGGGGGCCCAAGCGAGACTGCAAATCCAACTGCAAGGCCAACTGTTCAACTCGCCGCGGGTGCCGGTCATTTCCAATGTGACCGCCCGACCCCACGAGGGTCCCGAGGCCATCCGCGCTCGACTGACCGAGCAGGTCACTGCGTCGGTGCGTTGGGAGGAATCGATGCGTTACCTGCTCGGGGACGGATTCACCCGGTTCATCGAGTTGGGGCCTGGCACCGCCCTGAGCGGCTTTCTGTGGCGAATTGATAAAACTGCGCACGTGTTGAACGTAGCGGACGTGGCGAGCCTGGAGAGCACACTTAAGGCATTGGAAACTTGA
- the fabG gene encoding 3-oxoacyl-[acyl-carrier-protein] reductase, with translation MSQLANHVAIVTGAGRGIGRAIALKFAAEGADIACVSRTAENSDKVANEVRALGRRAWPLAIDVADAKAVSAAAETVLAEAGRVDILVNNAGVTRDGLLMRMSDADWDLVLNTNLKGAFLFTRALTRAFLKQRSGRIINISSVVGLMGNAGQCNYAASKAALIGFTKSVARELASRGITANAVAPGFIETDMTAALNAQAREQVLKSIPLGGFGQPEDIAQAALFLAGSAGRYVTGQVLTVDGGMAM, from the coding sequence ATGAGCCAGCTTGCCAACCACGTTGCAATCGTCACCGGCGCCGGGCGTGGCATTGGGCGGGCCATAGCCCTTAAATTCGCGGCCGAAGGCGCAGACATCGCCTGTGTATCGCGAACGGCGGAAAATTCCGACAAAGTGGCCAATGAGGTGAGGGCCTTGGGCAGGCGGGCCTGGCCGCTTGCGATAGATGTGGCAGATGCCAAAGCGGTGAGCGCCGCGGCGGAGACCGTTTTGGCCGAGGCAGGCCGGGTCGATATTCTCGTCAATAATGCCGGGGTGACTCGAGACGGTTTGCTCATGCGCATGAGCGACGCCGATTGGGACCTGGTGCTGAATACGAATCTGAAAGGCGCTTTTCTGTTCACCCGGGCTTTGACACGAGCTTTTCTCAAGCAGCGTTCGGGGCGAATTATCAACATCTCGTCGGTGGTTGGGCTGATGGGCAATGCCGGGCAATGCAACTACGCGGCCAGCAAAGCCGCCCTCATCGGCTTTACAAAGTCGGTGGCCCGCGAGCTGGCCTCTCGGGGCATTACGGCCAACGCGGTGGCGCCCGGCTTTATCGAGACCGACATGACAGCCGCCCTAAATGCCCAGGCGCGCGAGCAGGTCCTCAAAAGCATCCCGCTGGGCGGCTTTGGGCAGCCAGAAGACATCGCGCAAGCGGCGTTGTTTCTGGCAGGTTCCGCCGGGCGTTATGTCACCGGGCAGGTGCTCACTGTCGATGGCGGAATGGCAATGTAA
- the acpP gene encoding acyl carrier protein, which yields MAEKSIEQRVKDIIVEQLGVNPDQVTPDAKFIEDLGADSLDTVELVMALEEEFGHEIPDEQAEKLQSVGDVIKYIEDQQQK from the coding sequence ATGGCTGAGAAATCAATTGAGCAACGAGTCAAAGACATCATCGTCGAGCAGTTAGGCGTCAACCCGGACCAGGTGACTCCGGACGCCAAATTCATCGAGGATCTGGGCGCCGACTCGCTGGACACGGTGGAGTTGGTCATGGCCCTCGAGGAGGAGTTCGGCCACGAGATTCCAGATGAGCAGGCTGAGAAGCTTCAAAGCGTGGGCGACGTCATCAAGTATATCGAAGACCAGCAGCAAAAGTAA
- the fabF gene encoding beta-ketoacyl-ACP synthase II produces the protein MPSNWTERRVVVTGLGVVSALGNEVESFWKRLVGGECGIDRIGSFDASGFDTQIAAEVKQFDPAPAFPSPKEVRRTDRFSQFGVYAGWQAIRDSGLDLDRINRDEAGVFIGSGIGGLETVTEQHTILLERGPGRLSPFMIPMLISNMASGLFSMYHHLRGPNFATCSACATANHALGEAWRTIKMGDAQIMFAGGAEATVVPIGIGGFCAMRAMSTRNSDPKHASRPFDKERDGFVMGEGAGVVVLEELEHAKARGARIYCELAGYGNTADAHHLTAPAPSGEGAARCMRMGLRNAGLNPADVSYINAHGTSTPQGDIAETQAVKTVFGEYARKVAVSSTKGATGHMLGAAGAVEMIVCAKALQTGTVPPTINYEVPDPECDLDYVPNTARQLKLDVAVNNSFGFGGHNATLVAKKFLG, from the coding sequence ATGCCGAGCAACTGGACAGAACGCAGGGTGGTCGTCACGGGTCTTGGGGTGGTCTCGGCCCTGGGCAATGAGGTCGAGAGCTTCTGGAAGCGCTTGGTTGGCGGGGAATGCGGCATTGACCGCATCGGGTCTTTTGATGCATCGGGCTTCGATACTCAAATCGCCGCGGAGGTAAAACAGTTCGATCCGGCTCCGGCCTTTCCCTCGCCCAAAGAGGTCCGGCGCACGGATCGCTTCTCGCAATTTGGGGTTTACGCCGGCTGGCAGGCCATCCGAGATTCGGGCCTCGACCTGGACCGTATCAACCGTGACGAAGCCGGCGTTTTCATCGGTTCCGGCATTGGCGGGCTGGAAACCGTAACCGAGCAGCACACAATTCTGCTCGAACGCGGCCCGGGGCGGCTCTCGCCGTTCATGATCCCGATGCTCATCTCGAATATGGCCTCGGGGCTATTTTCGATGTACCACCACCTGCGCGGACCCAATTTCGCCACTTGCTCGGCCTGCGCGACCGCCAACCACGCCCTGGGCGAGGCCTGGCGCACCATCAAAATGGGCGATGCCCAGATCATGTTCGCCGGTGGCGCTGAGGCAACGGTTGTGCCCATTGGGATTGGAGGCTTCTGCGCCATGCGGGCCATGAGCACTCGCAATTCCGATCCCAAACATGCCTCACGACCCTTTGACAAGGAGCGCGATGGATTTGTCATGGGCGAAGGCGCCGGGGTGGTCGTCCTGGAAGAACTCGAACATGCCAAGGCTCGCGGGGCGCGCATCTACTGTGAGCTGGCCGGCTACGGCAATACCGCCGATGCCCATCATTTAACTGCGCCCGCTCCTTCCGGGGAAGGCGCTGCTCGCTGCATGCGAATGGGTTTGCGCAATGCCGGCCTTAACCCAGCCGATGTTTCGTACATCAACGCGCACGGCACTTCGACGCCCCAGGGCGACATCGCCGAAACTCAGGCCGTCAAAACCGTTTTTGGCGAATACGCCCGCAAGGTGGCGGTCAGCTCCACCAAAGGCGCCACCGGCCATATGCTGGGCGCAGCCGGGGCTGTCGAAATGATTGTCTGCGCCAAGGCCCTCCAAACCGGGACTGTGCCGCCTACAATCAACTACGAAGTGCCCGACCCGGAATGCGACCTGGATTACGTGCCCAACACGGCGCGTCAACTGAAGCTCGATGTGGCTGTGAACAACTCTTTCGGCTTCGGCGGCCACAATGCCACATTGGTTGCGAAGAAATTCTTGGGATAG
- a CDS encoding DUF2961 domain-containing protein, translated as MSFLLLLLLSGAPGRAGEPPLIPIGTDAYRLWERWPYQRIGARAYMRSTYDRRGGNEGADASHFLYQLAGDRNVTLDLQGPGILYFVRYNHWHGSPWHYEVDGADHVIQETTTANPLNPVPGSIFLPEQAFPNPLTWTWSFTKGADLSWVPISFSKTFRMAYSQTHYGTGYYIYQQYVPGAKLSRPIGSWSERRRPEAGVLELLSRSGADLVPQADSKEGRRLQLKEQSQDNQLLSKATLRILDLRDAPGMIRALQFSVSREQALDFGRAHLRITWDDAPYPSVDAPIALFFGAGTLYNRDNREYLVKAFPVNVRFDSRSVLLSCFFPMPFFSAARIELVNESEHPLSVHWSIRYEPLRDSPLAVSCFHATYRDHPNPTPGRDLVLLDTRQVEGGGEWSGHLVGTSFIFSDRAVLNTLEGDPRFFFDDSQTPQVQGTGTEEWCGGGDYWGGRNMTLPFAGHPTGAPNAKEAKCAEDEIESAYRFLLADLMPFGRNARICLEHGGQDDSTEHYQTVTYWYGVNRPSLVKTDELKIGDSTSEQAHGYLSPQASAPYEITSRYEWGVDTLHGKEIYPATTDIARKTTGISEFNLKIEPHNFGVLLRRKLDYQFSNQRAEVFVARTTDGRLAGKFKLAGVWYLAGSSTCVYSNPKDELGLAQHIVETSNRRFRDDEFLVPLRLTQNRSEIRVRIQFKPVAIPLFPGQPLPELAWTELRYDAYCFVMPGS; from the coding sequence GTGAGCTTTCTGTTGCTCTTGCTTCTTTCAGGTGCGCCTGGCCGGGCAGGCGAACCGCCCCTTATCCCCATCGGGACAGATGCCTACCGCCTTTGGGAGCGCTGGCCCTACCAGCGCATCGGCGCCCGCGCCTATATGCGCAGCACCTATGACCGGCGCGGCGGAAATGAAGGCGCCGACGCCAGCCACTTCCTTTATCAATTAGCCGGCGACCGCAACGTCACCTTGGACCTGCAGGGGCCAGGAATCCTCTACTTCGTCCGCTACAACCATTGGCACGGCAGCCCATGGCATTATGAGGTTGATGGAGCGGACCATGTAATCCAGGAAACCACCACAGCAAACCCGCTTAACCCTGTTCCTGGGTCCATCTTTTTGCCCGAACAAGCCTTCCCGAATCCGCTAACCTGGACCTGGTCATTCACCAAGGGCGCAGATTTGTCCTGGGTACCCATTTCTTTCAGTAAAACCTTTCGGATGGCTTATTCCCAGACTCATTATGGCACCGGTTACTATATTTATCAGCAGTACGTCCCTGGCGCCAAGTTGTCACGTCCCATCGGTTCCTGGTCCGAACGCCGGCGCCCGGAAGCCGGCGTGCTCGAATTGCTCTCCCGTTCCGGCGCCGACCTTGTTCCCCAAGCCGATTCGAAAGAAGGACGCCGCCTCCAGCTCAAAGAACAATCCCAAGACAACCAACTCCTATCAAAGGCCACGCTTCGCATTTTAGACCTGCGGGACGCCCCTGGGATGATTCGTGCCTTGCAGTTTTCGGTATCGCGCGAGCAGGCCCTCGATTTCGGTCGCGCGCATCTGCGCATCACGTGGGATGATGCGCCCTACCCCTCAGTGGATGCGCCTATAGCGCTCTTTTTCGGAGCGGGCACGCTTTATAACAGGGACAATCGGGAATATCTGGTCAAAGCATTCCCGGTGAATGTCCGGTTTGATTCTCGCTCGGTTCTTCTCTCGTGTTTCTTTCCCATGCCTTTTTTCTCTGCCGCCCGAATCGAATTGGTGAATGAATCTGAACATCCTCTGTCGGTGCATTGGTCTATCCGCTATGAACCCTTGAGAGACTCGCCACTTGCTGTCTCTTGCTTCCATGCGACTTATCGCGACCACCCCAATCCCACACCTGGCCGCGACCTGGTCCTGCTGGACACTCGCCAGGTTGAAGGCGGCGGAGAGTGGTCCGGGCATCTCGTCGGCACTTCTTTCATCTTCTCGGATCGCGCGGTGCTTAACACCCTCGAAGGCGACCCGCGCTTCTTCTTCGATGACAGCCAGACGCCCCAGGTCCAGGGCACCGGCACCGAAGAATGGTGCGGCGGAGGCGACTACTGGGGCGGCCGGAACATGACGCTGCCCTTTGCCGGGCATCCCACAGGCGCGCCCAATGCCAAAGAGGCTAAATGCGCCGAGGATGAGATCGAATCGGCTTATCGCTTTTTATTGGCTGACCTGATGCCCTTCGGCAGGAATGCTCGCATCTGCCTGGAACACGGCGGCCAGGACGACTCGACCGAGCATTACCAAACCGTGACTTATTGGTACGGCGTCAATCGTCCCTCGCTCGTTAAAACTGATGAATTGAAGATCGGAGACTCGACGAGCGAACAGGCGCATGGTTACCTGTCACCCCAGGCCTCGGCCCCTTACGAGATTACCTCACGCTATGAGTGGGGCGTCGATACCCTGCACGGCAAAGAGATTTATCCTGCAACCACCGATATCGCCCGCAAAACCACAGGGATTTCTGAGTTTAATCTCAAAATCGAGCCCCACAATTTTGGCGTTCTGCTGCGGCGCAAATTGGATTATCAATTCTCCAATCAACGCGCCGAGGTCTTCGTCGCCCGGACCACCGATGGCCGGCTTGCCGGCAAGTTCAAGCTGGCCGGGGTTTGGTATTTGGCCGGGAGCAGCACCTGCGTTTATTCCAACCCCAAAGATGAACTGGGACTAGCGCAACACATTGTTGAAACATCCAATCGCCGCTTCCGTGATGATGAATTCCTCGTTCCGCTGCGGCTCACCCAAAACCGCTCCGAAATCCGAGTTCGGATTCAATTCAAACCCGTCGCCATTCCTCTCTTTCCCGGCCAACCGCTGCCGGAATTGGCCTGGACCGAGCTGCGGTACGATGCCTACTGTTTCGTGATGCCCGGCAGTTGA
- the trxB gene encoding thioredoxin-disulfide reductase — protein sequence MEKLVIIGSGCAGLTAALYAARANLRPLVISGRQPGGLLTTTTVVENYPGFPEGIDGYELMVRMQKQAERFGGRVQFGVLEAADLGRRPFALTVDGQRVETDTLIIASGAAHRHLELESELKLENKGVTYCATCDGALPRFRNKPLVVVGGGDSACEEAMYLTRFGSTVHLVHRRDALRASKIMVERALSNPKIKPIWNSVVTEVLDVQQGTVTGVRLKDVKTGSQSTVDAAGVFVAIGHIPSTQLFKGVIDMDADGYILPKRGTATNVPGVFVAGDCADRVYRQAVTAAGQGCAAAIEVERFLAARNE from the coding sequence ATGGAAAAACTCGTCATCATCGGCTCCGGATGCGCCGGCCTGACTGCTGCCTTGTATGCGGCGCGGGCCAATCTGCGTCCCTTGGTTATCTCTGGCCGCCAGCCGGGCGGCTTGCTCACCACCACCACCGTTGTCGAGAATTATCCCGGATTCCCCGAAGGGATTGACGGTTACGAACTCATGGTCCGGATGCAGAAACAAGCCGAACGCTTCGGCGGCCGTGTGCAATTCGGCGTCCTCGAGGCCGCCGATTTAGGTCGCCGGCCTTTTGCCCTTACGGTCGATGGCCAACGCGTAGAAACCGACACCCTCATCATCGCCAGTGGGGCCGCTCACCGGCACCTCGAACTCGAGAGCGAGCTCAAGCTCGAGAACAAAGGCGTCACCTATTGCGCCACCTGCGACGGTGCCCTGCCCAGGTTCCGCAACAAACCTTTGGTGGTTGTCGGCGGTGGCGATTCCGCCTGTGAAGAGGCGATGTATCTGACTCGTTTCGGCTCGACAGTGCACCTCGTCCATCGCCGGGATGCCCTGCGCGCCTCCAAGATTATGGTTGAGCGTGCCTTATCCAACCCGAAGATCAAACCGATTTGGAATTCCGTCGTTACCGAGGTGCTGGATGTTCAACAGGGAACCGTGACGGGCGTGCGCCTCAAGGATGTCAAAACCGGCAGCCAAAGCACGGTCGATGCCGCGGGTGTGTTTGTTGCCATCGGCCATATACCCAGCACGCAACTTTTTAAGGGCGTTATCGATATGGACGCCGACGGTTACATTCTACCCAAGCGGGGCACAGCGACGAATGTGCCCGGAGTATTTGTCGCCGGGGATTGCGCCGACCGTGTCTATCGCCAGGCAGTCACTGCCGCCGGCCAAGGCTGTGCGGCGGCCATCGAGGTCGAACGATTCCTGGCTGCCAGAAACGAGTGA
- a CDS encoding GAF domain-containing protein, translated as MKLRRPPKPKQPFPGITAALSRNIGRRTPRGASSAQPLLKATNGVEARIEAFSQLGHRLAVAKTARAAAQIIVDVADKLLGWDSCSFSLYSAQQDVLRSVLSADVVNGRRAENLAEFPAFHQKPPSPLVRRVLQQGGQLLLRTQAGRLLPDAVPFGDVTRPSASLLFVPVKSGASVIGILSIQSYTSAAYDQHSLETLQALADHCGGALDRIQAQESLLHRAERDKLVSTLSASFINLPPRQTDTAIGRALEIIGTFTGADHSCLYCLTPDSRTAQNTHQWSAKGVATHIARLNVFASQPFSWFKDKFTSSELVNLPDMQDLPPEAQAERELFHALQIKSLLAAPLVYGDSLIGVLTLDTTREERLWSEDDVGLLAMTGQVLANALQHKRASERILRLNRLYSVLSKINELIVRSPSPEVLYQQACRIAVKAGLFRLAWVGAPDLATGMVKPLAHFGFHPGYLRNLRVSTAADQPEGLGPAGTAIREGKYQVCNDVQADPRVAPWRSAMAEYGYRSVAAFPLRFKSGPNGVLALYSAEAHCFDSEDIKLLEQLANDLAFATEFFAQREELQLQGAALESAANGILITNPQGTVLWHNTALTRLTGYNSQDLVGKNVSVLKSGEHGPEFYRVLWGTISSGKVWRGEIINKRKDGSLYSEEMTITPVRNESGIITHYIAIKQDIGQRKELEEQLRQAQKMDAIGKLAGGIAHDFNNLLAVIRGNAELILMEPAHLNSENVECLGQLTTAAERAANLTRQLLTFSRKQVMQPQVLDLNDVVGNLTKMLKRIIGEDIQLQCTYAARLPAIRADAGMIEQVLVNLVVNARDAMPKGGQLVIATESAAFTEDSLSSHAEARPGQFAVLTVRDSGTGIAPEHLPRIFEPFFTTKVAGKGTGLGLATVYGIVAQHQGWLDVNTQPGVGSTFRVFLPGVDAPVTQPQEEPTQTKPPGGTETILLVEDDDSVRALTLRILEKHGYRVLEAPSGAEALRLWLSRAKELDLLLTDVVMPGGVTGRELAERLLLEKPGLKVAFMSGYSGDLLGTNTEFVRRINARFLAKPCNPSRLLDTIRSCLDGAFHPS; from the coding sequence ATGAAGCTCAGACGCCCTCCGAAACCCAAGCAGCCCTTCCCGGGCATAACCGCTGCCCTAAGCAGGAACATTGGCCGCCGAACTCCGCGCGGCGCTTCCTCCGCACAGCCTTTGCTCAAAGCCACCAACGGCGTCGAGGCGCGCATCGAGGCCTTCTCCCAATTGGGCCACCGCCTTGCGGTGGCCAAAACGGCCCGGGCCGCCGCACAAATCATTGTGGATGTTGCAGACAAGTTGCTTGGCTGGGATTCTTGCAGCTTTTCTCTTTATTCAGCGCAGCAAGATGTCCTTCGGAGCGTGCTGAGCGCAGATGTTGTCAATGGGCGGCGCGCGGAGAATCTGGCTGAGTTTCCGGCCTTTCATCAGAAACCGCCATCCCCGCTGGTGCGCCGCGTTCTCCAACAGGGTGGCCAACTGCTCTTGCGCACACAAGCCGGCCGCCTGCTGCCTGATGCCGTGCCTTTTGGCGACGTCACGCGGCCTTCCGCATCCCTTTTGTTTGTGCCCGTCAAAAGCGGCGCAAGTGTCATTGGCATTCTATCGATTCAAAGCTACACCTCTGCCGCCTACGATCAGCATAGCCTCGAAACCCTGCAAGCCCTGGCCGATCACTGCGGCGGCGCCCTCGACCGAATCCAGGCCCAGGAATCCCTCCTCCATCGCGCCGAGAGAGATAAGCTCGTCTCCACCTTGTCCGCCAGCTTCATCAACCTGCCTCCGCGCCAAACAGACACCGCCATTGGACGCGCTCTGGAAATTATCGGCACCTTCACCGGCGCCGACCACTCTTGTCTCTATTGCTTAACCCCAGACTCCCGCACCGCACAGAACACACACCAATGGTCCGCAAAGGGCGTTGCTACCCACATCGCCCGGCTCAATGTCTTCGCCTCCCAACCGTTCTCCTGGTTTAAGGACAAGTTTACCAGCTCCGAGCTGGTCAACCTGCCCGACATGCAGGATTTGCCCCCTGAGGCACAGGCCGAACGAGAGCTTTTTCATGCACTCCAGATAAAATCACTTTTGGCCGCCCCGCTGGTTTACGGAGATTCGCTCATCGGGGTTTTGACATTGGACACTACCCGTGAGGAACGGTTGTGGAGCGAAGATGACGTGGGATTATTGGCCATGACAGGCCAGGTTTTGGCCAATGCCCTCCAGCATAAACGTGCCTCCGAACGCATTCTGCGTCTGAACCGGCTTTATTCGGTCCTGAGCAAAATCAATGAACTAATTGTTCGTTCGCCTTCGCCCGAGGTCCTTTATCAGCAGGCCTGCCGCATTGCCGTCAAAGCCGGACTGTTCCGATTGGCCTGGGTTGGGGCGCCGGACCTGGCTACCGGCATGGTCAAGCCTCTCGCCCATTTCGGCTTTCACCCAGGTTACCTTCGGAACTTGCGGGTCTCGACCGCCGCCGACCAACCCGAAGGCCTTGGTCCTGCGGGCACAGCGATTCGAGAGGGAAAATACCAGGTTTGCAACGACGTGCAGGCCGATCCACGGGTCGCCCCCTGGCGTTCAGCCATGGCAGAGTATGGATACCGTTCAGTTGCTGCCTTTCCATTACGCTTCAAAAGCGGCCCCAATGGTGTCCTGGCTCTCTATAGCGCCGAAGCGCACTGCTTTGATTCCGAAGACATCAAACTGCTCGAACAACTGGCTAACGACCTCGCCTTCGCAACCGAGTTCTTTGCGCAGCGTGAAGAGCTCCAACTCCAGGGCGCCGCCCTCGAATCCGCCGCCAATGGGATTCTCATTACCAATCCACAGGGAACCGTTTTGTGGCACAACACCGCCCTCACCCGGCTCACCGGCTACAACTCCCAGGACCTCGTCGGAAAAAACGTCAGCGTCCTCAAGTCCGGCGAGCATGGGCCGGAGTTTTACCGCGTGCTCTGGGGAACAATTAGTTCAGGGAAAGTTTGGCGCGGAGAGATAATCAACAAACGGAAGGACGGCAGCCTCTATAGCGAGGAGATGACCATCACCCCGGTTCGCAATGAGAGCGGCATCATCACCCATTACATCGCTATCAAACAGGACATCGGCCAGCGCAAGGAACTCGAAGAGCAACTGCGCCAGGCCCAGAAAATGGACGCCATTGGCAAATTGGCCGGGGGCATTGCTCACGATTTCAACAATCTCCTCGCCGTTATCCGTGGCAATGCTGAATTGATTCTCATGGAACCAGCCCATCTCAACAGTGAGAATGTCGAGTGCCTGGGACAGCTTACCACAGCGGCGGAGCGGGCCGCCAACCTCACCCGCCAATTGCTTACCTTCAGCCGCAAACAGGTCATGCAGCCCCAGGTCCTGGACCTCAATGATGTCGTGGGCAACCTCACCAAAATGCTCAAGCGCATTATCGGTGAGGACATTCAATTGCAATGCACCTATGCAGCCCGGCTTCCTGCCATCCGCGCCGATGCGGGCATGATCGAGCAAGTGCTGGTCAACCTTGTCGTCAATGCCCGTGATGCCATGCCCAAAGGCGGCCAGCTCGTCATTGCCACTGAATCGGCGGCCTTCACCGAGGACTCCCTTTCCAGCCATGCCGAGGCCCGCCCCGGGCAGTTCGCCGTCCTCACTGTGCGTGACTCGGGCACCGGCATTGCCCCGGAGCATTTACCCAGGATATTCGAGCCCTTTTTCACCACCAAAGTGGCCGGCAAAGGCACCGGTCTTGGTCTGGCTACCGTTTATGGCATCGTCGCCCAGCACCAGGGCTGGCTCGATGTCAACACCCAGCCGGGCGTCGGTTCCACTTTCCGCGTCTTCCTCCCAGGTGTGGACGCTCCGGTGACTCAACCGCAGGAAGAGCCGACCCAAACAAAACCGCCGGGCGGAACGGAAACCATTTTGCTGGTCGAAGACGACGACTCGGTTCGCGCCTTGACACTTCGGATTCTGGAAAAGCACGGCTATCGGGTGCTCGAGGCCCCTTCCGGGGCCGAGGCGCTCCGGCTTTGGCTCTCCCGCGCCAAGGAACTGGACCTGTTGTTGACGGATGTGGTGATGCCGGGCGGCGTTACCGGTCGCGAATTGGCCGAACGACTGCTCCTCGAGAAGCCCGGGCTCAAAGTCGCTTTTATGAGCGGCTATAGCGGCGATTTACTCGGCACAAATACCGAGTTCGTCCGGCGCATCAATGCCCGATTTTTGGCTAAACCTTGCAACCCATCGCGCCTGCTGGACACCATCCGTTCCTGCCTCGATGGAGCCTTTCATCCCTCATAA